The segment GCCGTTCCATTTGACTATAAATTTATGATATTGGAATTTGAATTTTAGATGAGATAAAAGCAAATTTGAATTAATTTTATGCTAAAATCTCGCATTTTTCTTTAAGGATATATATGCAAATTTCCAAATATAACGCAAGTGGCAATGACTTTATAATCATTCAAGCTATTGAAAATTCCAAATTTTTAAGCCTAGATAGATCGGCTCTGGCTCTTAAATTGTGCGATAGATTTAGCGGTGTTGGGGCTGATGGGTTAATCATCATTAAAGGCTCTAAAGGGGGTAGCGATTTTGCTTGGGAGTTTTATAATAGTGATGGGAGCGTGGCTGCGATGTGTGGCAATGGTAGTCGTGCGGCTGCTTTATATGCGTATAAAAATCAAATTTGTAATAATATTTGTAGCTTTGAAACTGGCGCTGGGATAATCACTGCTAAAATAGGTAATGATATGGTAGAAGTGAGCCTAAGTGAGCCAAAAAAACTAAGTGAGCCATTTAATGAGATGGGATTTGAGTGGAGCTTTTATGATACTGGGGTGCCGCATTTAGTGAGCTTTGTAGATGATTTGGCTAAATTTGATTTAGAGATTTGTAAGGCAATGCGTAAAAAGTATAATGCAAATGTAAATTATGCTAAATTTGATGATGAAAAGCTCTTAGTTAGGACTTTTGAGCGTGGTGTGGAGAATGAGACTAATGCTTGTGGCACTGGGATGGCGGCGGCGTTTTTTACTGGGTTTGAGAGATTTGGCCTGGGGGATAAAATAGCTGTAATCCCTAAAAGCAAGGAGATTTTAAGCCTTAGATTTGATGGGGCTAGAATACATTTTGGTGGTAGGGTAAGCCATATTTTTGATACGGCGATATATTAGAAATTTAGCTAAATTTAAGTAATATTAGCCAAAATACAAAGGATAAATTTGAAAAATATAAGCGTAGCTCACTCGCCTGATGCGGATGATATATTTATGTATAGTGCGATAAATTTGGGCTGGGTTGGTAGTGAAATTTTGCGTTTTAGCTCTAAAGCTGATGATATAGAAACGCTTAATAAAAGTGCTTTAAGGGGTGAATTTGACGCTAGTGCGATTAGCTTTGGGCTATATCCATTTATATGGCAAGATTATGCGCTTTTGCGGACTGCTGTGAGCTTTGGTAATGGATATGGCCCAAAACTGATAAAGAAAAAAGGGGTTAATTTAAAGCCAAATTTCAAGGTTGCTTTGAGCGGCGAATATACCACAAATGCGCTTTTATTTAAAATAGCTTATCCAAATGCTAGGGTGATTTATAAAAATTTTTTGGATATTGAGAGTGCTGTTTTAAGCGGAGAAGTCGATGCTGGGGTGCTGATACATGAGAGCATTTTGGAATTTAGTAGTGAGCTATGCGTGGAGCGTGAAATTTGGGATATTTGGTGCGAGCTTAGGGGAGATGAGAGCTTGCCTCTGCCACTTGGCGGAATGGCGATTAGAAGAAGTCTTCCGCTAACTGATGCGATAGAGTGCGAAAAAATCTTAACCAAAGCTGTTAAAATCGCATATGATAATAAAAATTTGCTCTCTAAAATGCTTTTAGAGCGAAACTTAGTCCGTGTCGATGATAAAAAGCTTGAAATTTATCTAAATTTATACGCAAATGATAGCTCTATAAATATGGATGAAACACAGATAAAAGCCTTAAATAGGCTATTTGAGATTGGTTTTGAGCGTGGATTTTATAGTGCTTTGATAAAAGCTGAGCCAAACTTCATCCCTAGTGAGTATCTAAAAAGTAGGATAAGCTAAATGCAAGGCGATCTAATCGGTCTTGGGGTTGAGACCTTTAAACTAGCTTTATTAATCAGCCTTCCGATGCTAATGGCTGGGCTAATCGCTGGGCTATTAATTAGCATATTTCAAGCTACAACGCAGATAAATGAGATGACGCTAAGCTTTGTCCCTAAGATAATTTTGGTCGTTATAGTGATTATATTTTTAATGCCTTGGATGATGAGCCAGATGATTGATTTTACGGAGCGAATTTTAAATATGATACCGACTTTTATACAATGAAGATTGATTTTAGCAAGTATAGCTCTGTGAAAATCGGCGGAATTTTTGAAGTTGAGCTTATAGATGAGACTATCGAGTTTGATGGAGTGATGATAGGTGGAGCAAATAATATTTTAATATCGCCAAATCCGCCTAAAATGGGGATATTAGGCTCTAAATTTGACTATATAAAGCTTGAAAATGGAGTATTAAAAATCGGCGCTAAAACAAGTAGCGCAAAAATATATAAATTCACCAAAGATAATAATCTAGGTGGCTTTGAGTTTATCAAGAAAATCCCCGGAACGCTTGGGGGATTAATCACCATGAATGCTGGAGTCAAAGAGTATGAGATAGGTGCGAGATTAAAATCCATATCCACTTCAAAAGGGATCAAGCATCGCAATGAGTGCGGATTTGGCTATAGGCGCTCAAATATCGATGGCGTGATATTTGAAGCGAGTTTTGATATTAAGGGTGAGTTTGATAATGAGCTAAGTAATTATCTAAACCAAAAAAGATCTAATCAACCAAAGGGCGCTAGCTTTGGCTCATGCTTTGCTAATCCAAGTGGCGATCACGCCGGTAGGCTCATAGAGGCTGCGGGATTAAAGGGATTTAGAATCGGCGGATGTGGATTTAGCGAGATTCACGCTAATTTTTTGATAAATTATGGTGGTGGGAGCTTTGAAGATGCCTTAAATCTTATAAATTTAGCCAAAGAGCGAGTTTATGAGCTTTTTGGGATTAGATTAAGGTGTGAGGTCGTTATCTTATAAAGGCTATACCTAAATTTATAGAGTTTTGGTATCTATCATAGCTTTGAAGGCTCTTAGAATAACCGCTAAATCCAGATAGATATAGATAAAATCCATTTTTGATAGGGTATAAATAGCCTAATTCTAATGAGCTTTTATTGGTTTTGTCAAATTTAAGATTATTTGTAAAAACTGCTTGAAAAATCGCACCATTATCCATATTGTATTTTAAATTTATATCGCCTCTGCCTTTGTAATTTTGGATATTTGGGTTATCATCTTTGTTATCGGGGATTCTTTGGAATAATCTTGGGGTGATAGTAAGTTTATCAAACTCAAACTCACTAGCGATATATAGCCTATTCCATGATCTTGACAACTCATCATCTTTGCCATTAGAATCGTGTAAAAAGCCAAATTTAAGATTAATTAAATTTCGGTATTTAAGCGGAAATTCTACAAACAACTCTGGCCGATAATTCGTCTCATAAAATGGCGCCGAATCCGCATACAAATCCCACCACGAAATTTGTGTATAAGCAAAATAATACTTCTCATTAAATCCCAAAATATCATCAAAAATCAGCTTTTTCAAGCTTATTTGGAATTGGCTTGAAATATCCTTTTTAAAGCTATTTGGACTAGAATATGATAACGGCATAAAGTAGTTAATATCATAAGTGCTAATCCCCCAAAATAGCTCACTATCTTGAGCCATTTCATCGCTTGGTTTTTGCTGAAAATCGGCGGTTAAATCTTGCGATTTTGGTTCATTATTTATATTTAGTGATTTTTGGGCTGCGAGCTTGTAATATTTAAGCGCATTTTCCATATCGCCCTTAGATTCGAATTCAAGTGCTTTTTGATATAGCTTATCAGCTCCAAAAGCAAAATTAAATAAAATTAGAGCTATAAAGCTTAGCTTTTTCATAATCATCTTTGGTATTTATATTAAAAAATTGCTTAGAATTTTCAAATTTAATACTCTTAAATTCAGATCTTTTAGCTAAATTTGATAGCCTCAAATCCCCATTTTGGATCATCTGCCTAGCCACTGGGGCAATTTTAGGGTGATAAAATCCGCATAAATAGTGTAGATGCTCCCCATCACTAGCTAAGGTTACTAGGCTATTTGAATTTGATAACTCATATATTGTTTTAGCCTCTATCAAAGGCGTGTCAGCTGCTATTATAAATACTGGATCATTATAGTATTTATCCAAATTTGCTATCACAAAAATCGGTGCAAACTCCGCAAAATCATCTACCAAAACAGGCAAAGGCGGCCTAAATTTCTCACCCTTGGCCGCCACCTTAACCTCATCAAAAATAGCATTTAATCTAAAAAACAAAAAATGTGTAATACTAGCAAAACCACCAAACTCTAGCGTAGTCTTATCCACGCCCATTCTAGAGCTTTTGCCCCCTGCTAGTATCAGAGCATTTTTCACCTTATATATCTCTAGGATCTACGATTTTACCGGCTATTGCACTTGCTGCTGCTACGGCTGAATTGGCTAGATAGACCTCACTAGTCCTATCGCCCATTCTGCCTACAAAGTTTCTATTTGTCGTGCTGATACATCTCTCACCAGCACCCAAAATCCCCATATATCCGCCAAGACAAGCCCCACAAGTAGGATTGCTAACTACTGCTCCAGTTTCTACAAATATATCCATTAAACCCTCTTTTTGTGCTGCTAGGGCGATTTTTTGCGTTGCGGGGGTGATTATAAGTCTTGTGTGTTTTGCTACCTTTTTGCCTTTTAGGATTTTTGCTGCGATGCGTAAATCACTCAAACGGCCATTTGTACAGCTACCGATGAAGGCTTGATCTATCTTGATATCATCTTTAACGGCTTGGCTTACGCTTTTGCCATTACTTGGCAAAAATGGATATGCTATGACTGGCTCTAGCTTGCTAACATCTATTCTTATGATTTTTTCATAGTTTGCCCCATCATCACTATAATGAATTTTTGGCTCACTTCTTAAATTTACCTTGCTCAAAAACTCTCTAGTGATATCATCAACTGCGATTATACCACTTTTACCACCGGCTTCAATAGCCATATTACAAAGGCTAAATCTACTATCCATATCTAGATATCCTATCCCATCACCTGTGAATTCAAGTGCCTTATACAAAGCCCCATCCACGCCTATTTGGCGGATAACTTCTAGTATCAGATCCTTACCATATATATGCTCTGCTGGCTTACCGATAAACTCAACTTTGATTGTAGAAGGCACCTTAAACCAGTTTTTGCCTGTTATCATCGCATATGCTAAATCTGTGCTTCCCATTCCTGTACTAAAAGCACCGATCGCACCATGAGTACAGGTATGAGAGTCAGCGCCTATAATCACATCGCCTGGGACTACAAGGCCTTTTTCAGGTATCAAAGCGTGCTCTATACCCATATCCTTCTCATCAAAGAAATTTGGCAAATCATGCTCATAGGCAAAATCCCTACTAATCTTAGCTTGATTTGCGCTCATTATATCCTTTGCTGGGATATAATGATCCATTACTATCGCAAATCCTTTTGGGTTGGCAAGTTTTTTAGCACCGCTCTCTTTGAAGGCTTTTATAGAAATTGGCGTGGTAATATCGTTGCCTATAACCATATCTATATTGCTCTCTACTATCTGCCCTGCAAAAACCTCTTTGCCTACATGTTCGCTAAAAATTTTTTCTGTTATTGTCTGTTTCATAGCTTTTCCTTTGAGTTTTGACCAAATTTAAAGGCTACATTGTAGCAAAATTTTGGTATAATCGTGCTTATGAAATATAAAATTTTAACCCAAATATCAGAGTTTTTGTCAAAATTTAATAAAATTTCAACCATAAAAAGAGTTGGCGATTTGATGATTGCTATTAAATTTGATGGTAATTATGAGCTTATATTTGATTTAAATAAATCCCACTCATCCATCTATAAAAGCGATCAAATTCAGATAAAAGAGTATAAAGCACCCTTTGATATCTTGCTTAAAAAACGGCTAAATTCGGCCAAAATCCTAAGCATAAAAACCCTACCAAACAATAGAATACTCGCTATCAAAGCAACTCTTAGTGGCTCGTATAAAGAGATTACTACTACTATTTATTTGGAATTTACAGGGCGATTTACCAATGCGATAATTTGTGATGAAAATGGAGTGATATTAGAGGCGTTACACCACTTTGATAACGATACAAGAAGCATAAAAGTCGGTAAAATTTTAACCCCGCTTGATGAGTTTGAGATAAGAGAGAAGCCAAGTGAGATTATAGAGAATTTTGATAACTATTTTATAGATGAATTTCACAAAATCACACTTCAAAATCTCAATCAAATAAAAGCAAATAAAATAGCAAATTTAGATAGAAAAATCGAGCTTTTAAATAGCAATTTAGCCACCTTAGAAACTAAAGAAAATTTAGAAAATAGAGCCAAAGAGCTAAACAAAATAGCAAATTTAATAATATCAAATTTACATAATTTAAATGATTATGATCGCAAGCTAAATCTCATAGATTATGATGGAAATAGCATAAATTTCACTATCGATACCCAACCCAAAATAGCTGCTAATGAGCTATTTAAAACTAGCAAAAAATTGAGACAAAAAGCAAATAATATTGAAATTCAAAAAGAGAATTTGATAACCAAATTAGAGTTTTTAAACTCCTTAAAAAATGCGATAAACTCAAGCAATGATATGAGTGAAATAGAGATTTTATCACCTAAAAAACAAAACCAAAAAAATGAAAATAAATTTAGCGATTTGGTAGAAAATTTCTATATCAATGGCTACAAAATCAGTCTTGGAAAAAGCCAAAAAGGAAATGAATTTTTGCTTAAAAATGCCAAAAAAGATGACTTTTGGTTTCATCTAAAAGACCGCCCAAGCGCTCACATAATTGTCAAATCAAACAAACAAAACTTAAGCGATGAAGTGATATTATTCGCAGCTAGAATTTGTGTGAAATTTAGCACCAAATCAGCTGGAGTTTATGAGGTCGATTTCACCAAAAGGCAAAATCTCAAAATCCAAAATGGAGCCTTTGTAAATTATACAAATTACAAAACTATAGCAATTCAAATTTAAAGGATAATAATGGTAAAAGTGGAATTCCTAGGGCCAATTGGCGTTGATGCGATGGAGCTAGATGCTAAAAATTTAGCTGAGTTAAAAGAAATTTTATCTCAAAATACTCAAATTTCAAAGTGGCTAGAGCTCTGCGCTGTATCCCTAAATGATGAGATAGTAAATGATATCAATCAAGAGCTAAAAACCGGCGATAAAATCTCGATTTTACCACCGGTTTGTGGGGGTTAAAATGGAGCTATATGATGGCGCTTTAGATGCTAATGAGATCACAAGTCGCTGGTATAATGATAATAGGCTAAAAAATTATGGCGCCATTATAAGCTTTGTAGGCGTGGTGCGTGATGAGGGCGGTATAGATGGGCTTAGCTTTGATCTATATGAGCCGATTTTAAAAGCGTGGTTTGATCGTTGGCAAGAAATAGCAAAATCCCAAAATGCCATAATCTTAATGGCTCATAGCAAAGGCGATGTAGCGATCCATAAATCAAGCTTTATAGCTGGGGTTTGTAGCCCAAAAAGAAATGTTGCTTTAAAGCTTATAAATGAATTTGTAGAAGATTTTAAGGCTAATGCGCCGATATGGAAGTATGATTTGGTAGGGGATGAGCGAATTTATGCTCTTGATAGAAGCCAAAAATTGCCAAATGCTGGCATTTTGGCCTAAATTTCAATGAAAGGATAAAATTGAGATTTAATCTAGTTGAAGTGGCTAGTTTTGTGATTATCATCAGCGGGCTAAGTCTAGCTAGTTCTATCGTGGTGCCGTTTTTGCTCGCTGTTTTTATCGCTATTATTGTCTATCCGATTTTGGAGATGATGAGCAAAATTCATATTAATCGCTTTTTTGCTTTTATAATTTTAATTGGAATTTGTGGTAGTGGGCTTTGGTTTTTAGGCAATGTTATAGCTGGGGCGATTGTGCAATTTAGCACCGATTTGCCACTATATAAGGCCAAAATCGATATCTTTATAGATAACCTTATAATCTATGCTAAAGATCAAGCAGATATCGATATAAGCAACAATCTATTAAGCTTTATCAACCTTGACAAGCTCATTATCACAACCTCAAATTTACTTCTTCAAACAGGAAGCTTAGTCACGCAATCATTTTTGGTCTTTTTGCTTTTAGCATTTATACTATTTGAATCTCAAATTTTTAAACAAAAGGTGGAGTATTTTGCTATCAAAGACCCATCAGCGCTACATATCGCAAATACTTTTATATCAAATTTAAAACGATATCTCGCTATCAAAACTATCTCATCCATCGCTACTGGTGTGATAGTGTGGGGGTTTTTGATTCTTTTTGATGTGCCTCACGCCTTGCTTTGGGCGGTTTTGGCTTTTATCTTAAACTATATCCCAACAATCGGCTCTATCATAGCAGCGATTCCAGCGCTATTGGTTAGCTTAGCTGTCAATGATATAAGTACGACTTTATGGCTAACGCTAATCTATTTAGTAGTCAATATCTCTATTGGGAATTTCATAGAGCCTAGATTTTTAGGCAAGGGGCTTGGGATATCAACGCTTGTTGTGATTTTGAGCCTCTTATTTTGGGGATTTATCTTTGGAATCGGCGGGATGTTTTTAGCCGTGCCGCTAACTATGAGTATCAAAATCGCCCTAGACGCCAACCCTAGAACTAAATTTATATCAATTTTATTAAGCAATTAGCCCCTAAATTCAGCTATTTATGGCTTAATTTAAACTAAATTTAATTTTATTTTATATTTTTTCTATTTAAAAATATAAAATAAATCTAGCAAATTTATCGTATATAATAAATTTATAAATAAATTTAAATTCCTACAAATTCGCTATTTAGGCTATTTGCTGGGATTTTAAAATGATATTAAGTTACAAATCGTTAAAATTCTATTTGAAACATTTATTTCAAAGGAGAGACAATGGGTACAAGAAAAGAGCACGATTTTATCGGCGAATTAGAAATTAGCGATGATGTTTATTACGGCGTCCAAACATTTAGAGCCGTTGAAAACTTCAACATATCTCATGACAGATTAAAAAACTTCCCTAGATTTGTGCGCGCTATCACAAGAGTTAAAAAAGCAGCCGCAATGGCAAACCGAGAATTAGGCCTTTTGGATCAAGAAAAAGAAGGCGCTATCATCGCAGCTTGCGACAAAATTCTAGCTGGTGGATACTATGATCAATTTGTAGTAGATATGATCCAAGGTGGTGCTGGTACTTCAACCAACATGAACGCAAACGAAGTTATAGCCAATATCGCTTTAGAGCATTTAGGCCACAAAAAAGGTGAATATCAATATCTTCATCCAAATGATCATGTAAATTTAAGCCAAAGCACCAATGACGCTTATCCAACAGCACTTCACCTAGCACTTCACGACTATTTGACAGATTTAGCCACAGCTATGGAGTATCTCAAAAAAGCTTACGAGAGAAAAGCTGAAGAATTTAAAAATGTATTAAAAATGGGTAGAACTCAACTTCAAGATGCGGTGCCTATGACTTTAGGGCGTGAGTTTAAAACATTTGCCGTAATGATAGGCGAAGATATCGAGAGAATTCTAGAAGTTAGAAAACTTGTATTAGAAGTCAATTTAGGCGGTACCGCTATCGGTACAGGTATCAACTCTCACCCAGATTATCCAAAAGTAGTAGAGAAAAAATTAAGAGAAGTTACAGGTCATGAGTATAAAGTAGCTGAAGACTTAATAGAAGCTACACAAGATACAGGCGTATATGTCCAAATTTCTGGTGTTTTAAAAAGGGTAGCTACTAAATTATCAAAAGTTTGTAATGACTTAAGACTTCTAAGCTCAGGTCCAAAATGTGGCTTAAATGAGATAAATTTACCAAAAATGCAACCAGGTAGCTCTATCATGCCAGGCAAGGTAAATCCTGTAATCCCTGAAGTGGTAAATCAAGTTTGCTACTCTGTAATCGGCTCTGATGTTACTGTTACATTCGCTTGCGAAGGTGGTCAATTACAATTAAATGTCTTTGAACCAGTTGTAGCATATAGTCTATTTAACTCAATTATCATGCTTGAAAAAGCCATGAAAACTCTAGCTGACAAATGTATAGATGGAATTACAGCTAATGAGAAAATTTGTAGCGATTTTGTCTATAACTCTATTGGTATTGTTACAGCTTTCAACCCATATATCGGCTACGAAAAATCAGCTAGCATAGCCAAAGAAGCCCTACAAACAGGCAAAAGCGTAGCAGATATCTGCTTAGAGCGTGGCTATCTAACCAAAGAAGAGATTGATAAAATCTTAACACCTGCTAATATGCTTAACCCACATATGGGCGAAAAATAATATTAAATTTAAACTCAAAATCTGCTAGGCTTACCTAGCAGATCAAATATAAGGAGAATCTATGGATTTTGTATTGATTTTACAAATCATTGTCTTGCTAGGCGCTATCTTTGTAGGTATTCGCCTTGGTGGTATCGGTATTGGTTACGCCGGTGGTATCGGCGTTGTTATCTTAGGTCTTTGTCTTGGTATGAAACCAGGCACTATTCCTTGGGATGTTATTTTGATCATTATGAGCGTTATCGCTGCTATTTCAGCTATGCAACTCGCTGGCGGATTAGACTACTTAGTCCAAATAGCTGAGAAAATCCTTCGCTCAAATCCAAAATATATCAACTTTTTAGCACCTACTGTTACATATTTTTTAACAATTCTAGCTGGGACAGGCCACACTGCGTTTTCTATGATTCCTGTTATCGTCGAAGTCGCTAAAGAGCAAAATATCAAACCTTCAGCTCCACTATCAATCGCAGTTGTATCAAGCCAAATCGCTATCACAGCTAGCCCTGTTAGTGCGGCCGTTGTCTATATGACAGGCGTATTAGAGCCACTTGGTTGGAGCTATCCAACTCTAATTGGGTTATGGCTAGTAACTACATTTGCTGGTTGTATGCTTACAGCTCTTATAATAACTCTATTTGCTAATCTTGATTTAAGCAAAGATCCAGTCTATCAAGAGCGTTTAGCTCAAGGATTGGTAAAACCATCAGTTGGCGTTCAAAGCAAAGAGCTAAAACCAGGCGCTAAACTATCTGTTGCTATCTTTTTAATCGGTGTTTTACTAGTTGTTCTATATGCTACTGCTATCTCAAAAGTCGGCGGCAAACCGGTTCTTATAGAAAATGTCGTTGTCCCTAGAGATGCTGCTATTATGAGCTTTATGCTAGGCGTGGCTACATTTATTACAATCTTTTGTAAAATTGAAGTTGGTAAAGTAGCCGATACAAGCGTATTTAAATCAGGTATGGTAGCGTGCGTTTGTGTTCTTGGTGTGGCGTGGCTTGGTAATACATTTGTTGGTGGCTATACAGAAGAGATTAAAACTCTAGCTGGTGATTGGGTTAAGGCTGTTCCATCACTACTTGCTGTTATATTCTTCTTTGCGGCTATGCTTCTATACTCTCAAGCAGCAACCGCTAAGGCGATCACTCCAGTGGTTATAGCAGCCCTTGGTATCAGCGCAGCTAATCCAGGCGATGCATATATGCTAGTTGCGTCTTTTGCTGCTGTTTCGGCTCTATTTGTATTGCCTACATATCCTACACTTCTTGGTGCAGTCCAAATGGACGATACAGGCTCTACAAGACTTGGCAAATATGTATTTAACCATGCTTTCTTAATCCCTGGCGTTTTAGCCATTGCTTTTTCTGTGGCATTTGGCTTTATCGCTTGCGTGCTTGTATAATGTAGATTAATATAATTTATAAATTTTATTTAATCCACATTTTCATTATTGCTTGATTGCTTAACTAGCATCAAGCAATAACTTTTATAAATCCAAATTTATAGCTTTAAATTATCTAATAAGTAGAATTCAAGCTCAATTTAAATTACAAAAGAATAAATAAAGAATAATTCCATATAAAACCTAAAATTCATAATCAAACACAAAATCACAACTAAAACCCACATTTAAAATCTTTAATCTATTTTTAATATTAAATTTAACTTTTAAATATCCTTTTTAGAATTAGCATAATAAAGCTTTCCATCTCC is part of the Campylobacter lanienae NCTC 13004 genome and harbors:
- the dapF gene encoding diaminopimelate epimerase, with the translated sequence MQISKYNASGNDFIIIQAIENSKFLSLDRSALALKLCDRFSGVGADGLIIIKGSKGGSDFAWEFYNSDGSVAAMCGNGSRAAALYAYKNQICNNICSFETGAGIITAKIGNDMVEVSLSEPKKLSEPFNEMGFEWSFYDTGVPHLVSFVDDLAKFDLEICKAMRKKYNANVNYAKFDDEKLLVRTFERGVENETNACGTGMAAAFFTGFERFGLGDKIAVIPKSKEILSLRFDGARIHFGGRVSHIFDTAIY
- a CDS encoding MoaD/ThiS family protein, with the protein product MVKVEFLGPIGVDAMELDAKNLAELKEILSQNTQISKWLELCAVSLNDEIVNDINQELKTGDKISILPPVCGG
- the leuC gene encoding 3-isopropylmalate dehydratase large subunit → MKQTITEKIFSEHVGKEVFAGQIVESNIDMVIGNDITTPISIKAFKESGAKKLANPKGFAIVMDHYIPAKDIMSANQAKISRDFAYEHDLPNFFDEKDMGIEHALIPEKGLVVPGDVIIGADSHTCTHGAIGAFSTGMGSTDLAYAMITGKNWFKVPSTIKVEFIGKPAEHIYGKDLILEVIRQIGVDGALYKALEFTGDGIGYLDMDSRFSLCNMAIEAGGKSGIIAVDDITREFLSKVNLRSEPKIHYSDDGANYEKIIRIDVSKLEPVIAYPFLPSNGKSVSQAVKDDIKIDQAFIGSCTNGRLSDLRIAAKILKGKKVAKHTRLIITPATQKIALAAQKEGLMDIFVETGAVVSNPTCGACLGGYMGILGAGERCISTTNRNFVGRMGDRTSEVYLANSAVAAASAIAGKIVDPRDI
- a CDS encoding phospholipase A, which produces MKKLSFIALILFNFAFGADKLYQKALEFESKGDMENALKYYKLAAQKSLNINNEPKSQDLTADFQQKPSDEMAQDSELFWGISTYDINYFMPLSYSSPNSFKKDISSQFQISLKKLIFDDILGFNEKYYFAYTQISWWDLYADSAPFYETNYRPELFVEFPLKYRNLINLKFGFLHDSNGKDDELSRSWNRLYIASEFEFDKLTITPRLFQRIPDNKDDNPNIQNYKGRGDINLKYNMDNGAIFQAVFTNNLKFDKTNKSSLELGYLYPIKNGFYLYLSGFSGYSKSLQSYDRYQNSINLGIAFIR
- a CDS encoding menaquinone biosynthesis family protein, which encodes MKNISVAHSPDADDIFMYSAINLGWVGSEILRFSSKADDIETLNKSALRGEFDASAISFGLYPFIWQDYALLRTAVSFGNGYGPKLIKKKGVNLKPNFKVALSGEYTTNALLFKIAYPNARVIYKNFLDIESAVLSGEVDAGVLIHESILEFSSELCVEREIWDIWCELRGDESLPLPLGGMAIRRSLPLTDAIECEKILTKAVKIAYDNKNLLSKMLLERNLVRVDDKKLEIYLNLYANDSSINMDETQIKALNRLFEIGFERGFYSALIKAEPNFIPSEYLKSRIS
- the fliQ gene encoding flagellar biosynthesis protein FliQ — encoded protein: MQGDLIGLGVETFKLALLISLPMLMAGLIAGLLISIFQATTQINEMTLSFVPKIILVVIVIIFLMPWMMSQMIDFTERILNMIPTFIQ
- the aspA gene encoding aspartate ammonia-lyase, translating into MGTRKEHDFIGELEISDDVYYGVQTFRAVENFNISHDRLKNFPRFVRAITRVKKAAAMANRELGLLDQEKEGAIIAACDKILAGGYYDQFVVDMIQGGAGTSTNMNANEVIANIALEHLGHKKGEYQYLHPNDHVNLSQSTNDAYPTALHLALHDYLTDLATAMEYLKKAYERKAEEFKNVLKMGRTQLQDAVPMTLGREFKTFAVMIGEDIERILEVRKLVLEVNLGGTAIGTGINSHPDYPKVVEKKLREVTGHEYKVAEDLIEATQDTGVYVQISGVLKRVATKLSKVCNDLRLLSSGPKCGLNEINLPKMQPGSSIMPGKVNPVIPEVVNQVCYSVIGSDVTVTFACEGGQLQLNVFEPVVAYSLFNSIIMLEKAMKTLADKCIDGITANEKICSDFVYNSIGIVTAFNPYIGYEKSASIAKEALQTGKSVADICLERGYLTKEEIDKILTPANMLNPHMGEK
- the mobA gene encoding molybdenum cofactor guanylyltransferase, whose amino-acid sequence is MKNALILAGGKSSRMGVDKTTLEFGGFASITHFLFFRLNAIFDEVKVAAKGEKFRPPLPVLVDDFAEFAPIFVIANLDKYYNDPVFIIAADTPLIEAKTIYELSNSNSLVTLASDGEHLHYLCGFYHPKIAPVARQMIQNGDLRLSNLAKRSEFKSIKFENSKQFFNINTKDDYEKAKLYSSNFI
- a CDS encoding UDP-N-acetylmuramate dehydrogenase: MKIDFSKYSSVKIGGIFEVELIDETIEFDGVMIGGANNILISPNPPKMGILGSKFDYIKLENGVLKIGAKTSSAKIYKFTKDNNLGGFEFIKKIPGTLGGLITMNAGVKEYEIGARLKSISTSKGIKHRNECGFGYRRSNIDGVIFEASFDIKGEFDNELSNYLNQKRSNQPKGASFGSCFANPSGDHAGRLIEAAGLKGFRIGGCGFSEIHANFLINYGGGSFEDALNLINLAKERVYELFGIRLRCEVVIL
- a CDS encoding NFACT RNA binding domain-containing protein, whose amino-acid sequence is MKYKILTQISEFLSKFNKISTIKRVGDLMIAIKFDGNYELIFDLNKSHSSIYKSDQIQIKEYKAPFDILLKKRLNSAKILSIKTLPNNRILAIKATLSGSYKEITTTIYLEFTGRFTNAIICDENGVILEALHHFDNDTRSIKVGKILTPLDEFEIREKPSEIIENFDNYFIDEFHKITLQNLNQIKANKIANLDRKIELLNSNLATLETKENLENRAKELNKIANLIISNLHNLNDYDRKLNLIDYDGNSINFTIDTQPKIAANELFKTSKKLRQKANNIEIQKENLITKLEFLNSLKNAINSSNDMSEIEILSPKKQNQKNENKFSDLVENFYINGYKISLGKSQKGNEFLLKNAKKDDFWFHLKDRPSAHIIVKSNKQNLSDEVILFAARICVKFSTKSAGVYEVDFTKRQNLKIQNGAFVNYTNYKTIAIQI
- a CDS encoding molybdopterin synthase catalytic subunit: MELYDGALDANEITSRWYNDNRLKNYGAIISFVGVVRDEGGIDGLSFDLYEPILKAWFDRWQEIAKSQNAIILMAHSKGDVAIHKSSFIAGVCSPKRNVALKLINEFVEDFKANAPIWKYDLVGDERIYALDRSQKLPNAGILA
- a CDS encoding AI-2E family transporter gives rise to the protein MRFNLVEVASFVIIISGLSLASSIVVPFLLAVFIAIIVYPILEMMSKIHINRFFAFIILIGICGSGLWFLGNVIAGAIVQFSTDLPLYKAKIDIFIDNLIIYAKDQADIDISNNLLSFINLDKLIITTSNLLLQTGSLVTQSFLVFLLLAFILFESQIFKQKVEYFAIKDPSALHIANTFISNLKRYLAIKTISSIATGVIVWGFLILFDVPHALLWAVLAFILNYIPTIGSIIAAIPALLVSLAVNDISTTLWLTLIYLVVNISIGNFIEPRFLGKGLGISTLVVILSLLFWGFIFGIGGMFLAVPLTMSIKIALDANPRTKFISILLSN